A genomic window from Flavobacterium hankyongi includes:
- a CDS encoding Pr6Pr family membrane protein translates to MKRTFNLLLALLGWFAIIDQFLLMLENRTTSVPEMIIRFFSFFTILTNIIVAFYFTNQFFTSKKTSESLFNKAGSLTAITIYITVVGLVYQIALRHLWKPTGLQRIIDELLHTVIPTLVIIYWFFYEQKLKLKWKMIPKFLLYPLFYLGYILLRGKFSDFYPYPFINVTELGWPQIGINILVLFSVFLILSILFVGIGKLVSKNKT, encoded by the coding sequence ATGAAAAGAACATTCAATTTACTGTTAGCATTACTAGGATGGTTTGCTATTATTGATCAGTTTTTACTAATGCTTGAAAACAGAACAACTTCTGTCCCTGAAATGATTATACGTTTTTTTAGTTTCTTCACTATTTTAACCAATATTATAGTTGCTTTTTATTTTACGAATCAATTCTTTACATCGAAGAAAACTTCAGAAAGTTTATTTAATAAAGCTGGTTCTCTCACAGCAATTACAATTTATATTACCGTTGTAGGATTGGTTTATCAAATAGCTTTACGACACTTATGGAAACCAACAGGCCTGCAAAGAATTATTGATGAATTACTTCATACTGTCATTCCTACTCTGGTAATTATTTACTGGTTTTTTTATGAACAAAAACTTAAACTTAAATGGAAAATGATCCCTAAATTTTTGCTCTATCCCCTATTCTATTTAGGATACATTCTACTTAGAGGAAAATTTTCAGACTTTTATCCTTATCCATTTATAAATGTTACTGAGTTAGGTTGGCCACAAATAGGAATTAATATTCTTGTCCTGTTTAGTGTATTTCTGATCCTGTCAATTTTGTTTGTTGGAATTGGTAAATTAGTGTCAAAAAATAAAACATAG
- a CDS encoding alpha/beta fold hydrolase: MKSIRHTLFLCFVLLSSITNAQSKWSSYHYSVDATKYQGKKFKFEAWVKSNGSEDNSATYLWVRVDKSNDEKGFSENMYKNPIKNSEWKKYSIEGTIDASAEKIFFGNWSMFNGDFYYDDVTLSILNSKNKWEKVYEEDFENQISTLKQGSGKPNVGVNDLYSSIVESLEKTPNGKYYLKITGKNISNFGQNKQVGKFADVNGIKLYYEIYGEGQPLLVLHGNGGDISNAGNFYPELMKKYKVIAVDSRGQGKSTDTDKPLTYDQMASDVNELLNILKIDSVNVWGQSDGGILSLLLAKDYPKKVRRALAFGANIQPDKSAIHEWSIDYEAEKIANPKTPEKERKLLVLMRDYPNFDFKELNKIKAPVLIMSGDRDFITLEHTVKMFQNIPNSHLCIIPGATHGASWEKQDLFLKLLYDFFDKPFVMPDTKSWIGNY; the protein is encoded by the coding sequence ATGAAATCTATTCGCCACACACTCTTCTTGTGTTTTGTATTATTATCTAGTATTACCAATGCGCAATCAAAATGGTCATCATATCATTATAGCGTTGACGCTACAAAATACCAAGGAAAAAAATTCAAATTTGAAGCCTGGGTAAAATCAAATGGTTCCGAAGATAATTCTGCAACTTATTTATGGGTAAGAGTTGATAAATCTAATGATGAAAAAGGTTTTTCAGAAAATATGTATAAAAATCCAATAAAAAATTCAGAATGGAAAAAATATTCAATTGAGGGAACTATTGATGCTAGTGCTGAGAAAATATTTTTTGGAAATTGGTCAATGTTTAACGGAGATTTTTATTATGACGATGTAACACTTTCTATTTTAAACAGTAAAAACAAATGGGAAAAAGTTTATGAAGAAGATTTTGAAAATCAGATTTCGACCTTAAAACAAGGAAGCGGGAAACCAAATGTCGGCGTAAATGATTTATATTCTAGCATAGTAGAAAGTTTAGAAAAAACACCTAATGGCAAGTATTATCTAAAAATTACTGGAAAAAACATTTCCAATTTTGGGCAAAATAAGCAAGTAGGCAAATTTGCTGATGTTAACGGAATCAAATTGTACTACGAAATTTACGGAGAAGGTCAACCTCTACTTGTTTTACATGGTAATGGAGGAGACATTTCTAATGCTGGTAATTTTTATCCAGAATTAATGAAAAAATATAAAGTTATAGCTGTTGACAGCCGTGGTCAAGGAAAATCAACTGACACAGATAAACCACTCACTTATGATCAAATGGCTAGCGACGTCAATGAACTTTTAAATATTTTAAAAATTGATTCGGTTAATGTTTGGGGACAAAGTGACGGTGGGATTTTAAGTTTGTTGTTAGCTAAAGATTATCCTAAAAAAGTAAGACGAGCTTTGGCATTTGGAGCAAATATTCAACCTGATAAATCGGCTATACATGAGTGGTCTATTGATTATGAAGCAGAAAAAATAGCCAATCCAAAAACACCTGAAAAAGAAAGAAAGCTGTTAGTATTAATGCGTGATTATCCTAACTTTGATTTCAAAGAATTAAATAAAATAAAAGCTCCTGTACTAATTATGTCGGGAGACAGAGATTTCATCACATTGGAACACACTGTTAAAATGTTTCAAAATATACCAAATTCACATTTGTGTATAATACCTGGAGCAACACACGGGGCTTCATGGGAAAAACAAGATTTATTTTTAAAATTACTTTATGATTTCTTTGACAAGCCTTTTGTGATGCCTGACACAAAAAGTTGGATAGGTAATTATTAA
- a CDS encoding MFS transporter, translating into MSEKLKTLRIIHFAICAGTILAYIVIGNISIDNLKNVPNIDSSSIVYIIIPVAAILVGNFLFKSQLKKIENNQKLEDNFALYQTASLIRWAILEGMAFFILFSKPDFVIFGILLIVYLVSLMPTEERIKNDLKKF; encoded by the coding sequence ATGTCTGAAAAACTTAAAACTCTTAGAATTATTCATTTTGCAATTTGTGCTGGAACAATTCTAGCTTATATAGTAATAGGAAATATATCTATTGATAATTTGAAGAATGTTCCAAATATCGATTCCTCATCAATTGTATATATTATTATTCCAGTCGCTGCTATTTTGGTTGGTAATTTCTTATTTAAATCGCAACTTAAAAAAATCGAAAATAATCAAAAACTTGAAGATAATTTTGCTCTATATCAAACTGCTTCTCTTATAAGATGGGCAATTTTAGAAGGAATGGCTTTCTTCATATTATTTTCGAAACCTGATTTTGTAATCTTTGGAATATTGTTGATAGTTTATCTTGTCTCTTTGATGCCTACCGAAGAAAGAATCAAAAATGATCTAAAAAAATTTTAA
- the sucD gene encoding succinate--CoA ligase subunit alpha: MSVLVNKDSKIIVQGFTGSEGTFHASQMIEYGTNVVGGVTPGKGGTSHLDRPVFNTVKDAVEQAGADTSIIFVPPAFAADAIMEAADAGIKVIICITEGIPVADMIKAYDYIKAKDCRLVGPNCPGVITPEEAKVGIMPGFVFKKGKVGIVSKSGTLTYEAADQVVRQGFGITTAIGIGGDPIIGTTTKEAVELLMNDPETECIIMIGEIGGQLEADAAKWIKADGNRKPVVGFIAGETAPKGRTMGHAGAIVGGADDTAEAKKRIMRENGIHVVDSPAEIGKKVKEVLG; the protein is encoded by the coding sequence ATGAGTGTTTTAGTAAATAAAGATTCAAAAATTATCGTACAAGGTTTCACAGGAAGTGAAGGAACTTTCCATGCATCTCAAATGATTGAGTACGGAACAAATGTTGTAGGTGGTGTAACTCCAGGAAAAGGAGGAACTTCTCACTTAGACCGTCCAGTTTTTAATACAGTAAAAGATGCTGTAGAACAAGCTGGTGCAGATACTTCTATCATTTTCGTTCCGCCTGCATTTGCTGCTGATGCGATTATGGAAGCTGCTGACGCTGGTATCAAAGTAATCATTTGTATTACTGAAGGTATTCCTGTAGCTGATATGATTAAAGCATACGATTACATTAAAGCAAAAGACTGTCGTTTAGTTGGTCCTAACTGTCCAGGTGTAATTACTCCAGAAGAAGCTAAAGTTGGTATCATGCCAGGTTTCGTTTTCAAAAAAGGAAAAGTAGGTATTGTTTCTAAATCAGGTACTTTAACTTATGAAGCTGCTGATCAAGTAGTGCGTCAAGGTTTTGGTATTACAACAGCTATCGGAATTGGTGGTGACCCAATCATCGGAACTACTACTAAAGAGGCGGTTGAATTATTAATGAACGATCCAGAAACTGAATGTATCATTATGATTGGTGAAATTGGTGGTCAATTAGAAGCTGATGCTGCTAAATGGATTAAAGCTGATGGTAACCGTAAACCAGTTGTAGGTTTCATCGCTGGTGAAACTGCTCCAAAAGGACGTACAATGGGTCACGCAGGTGCTATTGTAGGTGGTGCTGATGATACAGCTGAAGCTAAAAAACGTATCATGAGAGAAAACGGAATCCACGTTGTTGACTCTCCAGCTGAAATTGGTAAAAAAGTAAAAGAAGTTTTAGGATAA
- a CDS encoding nuclear transport factor 2 family protein, protein MKVRKFIRELYESDALYNAEVLEQFIHPEITLEWYSSKGLLKMKKKDILLLAKELERTYKSMRSDISHILKDEDKVTVRYKHFGKTIENPSEEILLASFIVIWQIKEEKLFCGYQMSQLY, encoded by the coding sequence ATGAAGGTTAGGAAATTTATCAGAGAGCTTTATGAATCTGATGCTTTATACAATGCTGAAGTATTAGAGCAATTCATTCATCCAGAAATCACATTAGAATGGTATAGCAGTAAAGGTCTTCTTAAGATGAAAAAGAAAGATATTTTATTATTAGCCAAAGAATTGGAACGTACCTATAAATCGATGCGTTCTGATATTTCACACATTTTAAAGGATGAAGATAAAGTAACAGTTCGTTATAAACACTTTGGTAAAACTATAGAAAATCCATCTGAAGAAATTCTATTAGCTTCATTTATAGTAATTTGGCAAATTAAGGAGGAAAAACTTTTTTGCGGCTATCAAATGAGCCAATTATATTAA
- a CDS encoding UDP-3-O-(3-hydroxymyristoyl)glucosamine N-acyltransferase codes for MKFSQAHTLKQIAGILDCKFVGNENFPVLGMNEIHVVEPGDIVFVDHPKYYDKALQSAATIVLINKEVDCPEGKALLISDDPFRDFNKLTKYFNPFQSSSKSISDSAKIGEGTIIQPNSFIGNNVVIGKNCLIHSNVSVYDNTIIGDNVIIHSGTILGADAFYYKKRPEGFDQLISGGRVVIEDNVGIGALCTIDKGVTGDTTIGEGTKIDNQVHVGHDTVIGKKCLIASQTGIAGCVVIEDEVTLWGQVGTTSGIKIGSKAVVMGQTGVTKSIEGGKTYFGTPVEESREKLKQLANLKKIPEILNKLNQNEG; via the coding sequence ATGAAATTCTCTCAAGCACATACCTTAAAACAAATTGCAGGAATATTAGACTGTAAATTTGTTGGTAATGAAAATTTTCCAGTTCTAGGAATGAATGAGATTCATGTGGTAGAACCAGGAGATATTGTGTTTGTTGACCATCCAAAATATTACGATAAAGCTTTACAATCAGCAGCAACTATTGTTTTAATTAATAAAGAAGTAGATTGTCCTGAAGGTAAGGCTTTATTGATTTCTGATGATCCTTTCAGAGATTTTAATAAACTAACTAAGTATTTTAATCCTTTTCAGTCTTCGTCAAAATCGATTTCAGATTCTGCCAAAATAGGAGAGGGAACAATAATTCAACCCAATTCTTTTATTGGAAATAATGTAGTTATAGGAAAGAATTGTTTGATTCATTCAAACGTTTCTGTTTATGACAATACAATAATTGGAGACAATGTAATTATCCATTCAGGTACTATTTTAGGAGCCGATGCTTTTTACTATAAAAAACGTCCTGAAGGGTTTGATCAACTAATCTCTGGCGGTAGAGTTGTTATTGAAGATAACGTAGGTATTGGAGCACTTTGTACTATAGATAAGGGGGTTACAGGTGATACAACCATTGGTGAAGGAACTAAAATTGATAATCAAGTTCATGTTGGTCATGACACGGTTATTGGAAAAAAATGTTTGATTGCCTCACAAACAGGAATTGCTGGTTGTGTTGTTATTGAAGACGAAGTTACACTTTGGGGACAAGTTGGTACTACTAGCGGAATCAAAATTGGTTCAAAAGCTGTAGTGATGGGACAAACAGGTGTGACAAAGTCTATAGAAGGAGGTAAGACCTATTTTGGAACTCCTGTAGAAGAATCACGCGAAAAATTAAAGCAATTAGCAAATCTCAAAAAAATTCCTGAAATACTTAATAAACTAAATCAAAATGAAGGTTAG
- the efp gene encoding elongation factor P, with translation MASTADIRNGLCIKFNHDIYKIVEFLHVKPGKGPAFVRTKLKSLTSGKVLDNTFSAGHKIDVVRVETHTFQFLYAEGSDFHFMNAETFEQITLNKDILDAPDLLKEGTNVMVQINTETDLPLSVDMPASIVLEVTYAEPGIKGNTATNATKPATVETGASVNVPLFINEGDKIKIDTATGKYMERV, from the coding sequence ATGGCAAGTACGGCAGACATTAGAAACGGATTATGTATTAAGTTTAACCATGATATCTACAAAATTGTAGAATTCTTACACGTTAAACCTGGGAAAGGTCCTGCTTTCGTTAGAACAAAATTAAAAAGTTTAACATCAGGAAAAGTTTTAGATAATACTTTCTCGGCAGGTCATAAAATTGATGTTGTTCGTGTTGAAACACATACTTTTCAGTTTTTATATGCAGAAGGAAGTGATTTTCACTTTATGAATGCTGAAACTTTTGAACAAATCACGTTAAATAAAGATATTCTTGATGCTCCAGATTTGTTAAAAGAAGGAACTAATGTAATGGTTCAAATTAATACTGAAACAGATTTACCTTTATCAGTTGATATGCCAGCTTCAATTGTTCTTGAAGTAACTTATGCTGAGCCAGGAATCAAAGGGAATACTGCTACAAATGCTACTAAACCTGCAACTGTAGAAACTGGAGCAAGTGTAAACGTTCCTTTATTCATCAACGAAGGTGACAAAATTAAAATTGATACCGCTACTGGTAAATACATGGAAAGAGTTTAA
- the lpxA gene encoding acyl-ACP--UDP-N-acetylglucosamine O-acyltransferase, whose translation MNQPLAYVHPGAKIAKNVVIEPFTTIHNNVVIGDGTWIGSNVTIMEGARIGKNCNIFPGAVISAVPQDLKFGGEESLAVIGDNTTIRECVTINRGTVASGQTVIGNNCLIMATAHIAHDCHIGNNAIVVNGVALAGHVTVGDFAIIGGLAAVHQFISIGDHAMVSGGSLVRKDVPPFTKAAKEPLSYVGINSVGLRRRGFSTEKIKEVQDIYRILYQKNYNTSQALAIIEAEMQATPERDEILDFIRNSSRGIMKGYTGV comes from the coding sequence ATGAATCAACCTTTAGCATATGTTCACCCAGGTGCAAAAATTGCCAAGAATGTGGTAATAGAGCCTTTTACAACAATTCATAATAATGTGGTTATTGGAGATGGTACATGGATAGGTTCTAATGTGACTATTATGGAAGGAGCCAGAATAGGTAAAAACTGTAATATTTTCCCTGGAGCTGTTATTTCTGCTGTGCCACAAGATCTAAAATTCGGAGGTGAAGAATCGCTTGCGGTAATTGGTGACAATACTACTATTCGTGAGTGTGTTACGATTAATAGAGGTACTGTGGCATCAGGCCAAACTGTGATTGGAAATAACTGTCTTATCATGGCAACAGCGCACATCGCTCACGATTGTCATATTGGTAATAATGCTATTGTGGTTAATGGTGTTGCTCTTGCTGGACACGTTACGGTTGGAGATTTTGCTATCATCGGAGGTTTAGCAGCAGTGCATCAATTTATTTCTATTGGAGATCATGCAATGGTTTCTGGAGGTTCTTTAGTTAGAAAAGATGTCCCTCCATTTACTAAAGCGGCAAAAGAGCCACTTTCTTATGTTGGGATTAATTCAGTTGGATTACGTAGAAGAGGTTTCTCTACTGAAAAAATAAAAGAAGTTCAGGATATTTATAGAATTTTATATCAAAAAAATTACAATACCTCTCAAGCATTGGCAATTATTGAAGCTGAAATGCAAGCTACACCAGAGCGTGATGAAATTTTAGATTTTATCAGAAACTCATCAAGAGGTATTATGAAAGGATACACAGGAGTATAA
- a CDS encoding bifunctional UDP-3-O-[3-hydroxymyristoyl] N-acetylglucosamine deacetylase/3-hydroxyacyl-ACP dehydratase, giving the protein MVKQKTIQSEITLTGVGLHTGREVTMTFKPAPVNNGFTFVRVDLEGQPIIEADAAYVVTTQRGTNLEKLGVMIQTPEHVLAAVVGCDLDNVIIELNASELPIMDGSSKYFVEAIEKVGVVDQDADRNVFVVKDVISYVDESTGSEITVIPADDYQVTAMVDFGTKVLGTQNASMKNISEFKTEIAACRTFSFLHELEMLLENGLIKGGDLNNAIVYVDKELSTETMEKLKVAFGKDKISVTPNGVLDNLTLHFPNEAARHKLLDVVGDLALIGTKIKGKVIANKPGHFVNTQFAKKMSKLIKNEQRNNVPVYDLNKEPLMDIHKIMSMLPHRPPFLLVDRILEMTDTQVVGLKNVTMNEDFFVGHFPGAPVMPGVLIVEAMAQTGGILILSTVPDPENYLTYFMKIDNVKFKHKVLPGDTLIFKLDLLSPIRRGICHMQANAYANGKLVAEAELMAQIVKKQ; this is encoded by the coding sequence ATGGTTAAGCAAAAAACCATCCAATCAGAAATTACCCTAACTGGTGTTGGACTTCACACTGGAAGAGAAGTTACAATGACTTTTAAACCAGCACCCGTAAATAATGGATTTACTTTTGTACGTGTTGACTTAGAAGGACAACCAATCATCGAAGCTGATGCAGCTTATGTAGTAACAACGCAAAGAGGTACAAATCTTGAGAAATTAGGAGTTATGATTCAAACTCCTGAGCACGTTTTGGCCGCTGTTGTAGGTTGTGATTTAGATAATGTTATTATCGAATTAAATGCTTCTGAACTACCAATTATGGATGGTTCATCAAAGTATTTTGTTGAAGCGATCGAAAAAGTTGGAGTAGTAGATCAAGATGCAGATAGAAATGTATTTGTTGTAAAGGATGTTATTTCCTATGTAGATGAATCTACAGGAAGTGAAATAACAGTCATTCCTGCAGATGATTATCAAGTGACTGCAATGGTTGATTTTGGTACAAAAGTTCTTGGTACCCAAAATGCTAGCATGAAAAATATTTCAGAATTTAAAACTGAAATAGCTGCTTGTCGTACATTTAGTTTCTTGCATGAACTTGAAATGCTTCTGGAAAATGGATTAATTAAAGGAGGGGATTTAAATAATGCTATTGTTTATGTTGATAAAGAATTATCTACAGAAACAATGGAAAAATTAAAAGTTGCCTTCGGAAAAGATAAAATATCAGTTACTCCAAACGGAGTTTTAGATAACTTAACTCTTCATTTCCCTAATGAAGCAGCTCGTCACAAACTATTAGATGTTGTGGGAGATTTAGCTTTAATTGGTACAAAAATAAAAGGTAAAGTTATTGCTAACAAACCTGGGCATTTTGTAAACACTCAGTTTGCTAAAAAAATGTCTAAACTTATTAAAAACGAGCAACGCAATAATGTTCCTGTTTATGATTTAAACAAAGAGCCATTAATGGACATTCACAAAATTATGTCTATGTTGCCGCATCGTCCTCCATTCTTACTTGTTGATAGAATTTTAGAAATGACTGACACGCAAGTGGTAGGACTTAAAAATGTTACTATGAATGAAGATTTCTTCGTAGGGCATTTTCCAGGAGCACCAGTAATGCCAGGGGTTTTAATAGTTGAGGCAATGGCACAAACAGGAGGTATTTTAATTTTAAGTACTGTTCCAGATCCTGAAAATTATTTAACTTATTTCATGAAAATAGATAATGTAAAGTTCAAGCATAAGGTATTGCCTGGAGATACATTAATTTTTAAATTAGATTTACTTTCGCCAATTCGAAGAGGTATTTGTCACATGCAAGCTAACGCTTATGCAAATGGTAAATTAGTTGCCGAAGCAGAATTAATGGCTCAAATAGTAAAAAAACAATAA
- the lpxD gene encoding UDP-3-O-(3-hydroxymyristoyl)glucosamine N-acyltransferase: MKFTAEQIAGILEGEVVGNPNAEVSKLSKIEEGTEGSLTFLANPKYINYIYETKATITIVNKTFEPESPLTTTLIKVEDAYKSFSKLLEFYNQIKLNKVGIEVPCVLSETAQHGDNFYLGAFSYVGENVFIGENVKIYPNSFVGDNVIIGDNTTIFAGAKIYSETIIGKNCTIHSGTVIGADGFGFAPNENGEYSKVPQIGNVIIEDNVDVGAGTTIDRATLGSTIIRKGVKLDNQIQIAHNVEIGENTVIAAQTGVAGSTKIGKNCMIGGQVGIAGHLVVGNNVKIQAQTGVGRNIKDNETIQGSPALGYSDYNKSYVHFKNLPKIVSELEVLKKKNN; the protein is encoded by the coding sequence ATGAAATTTACGGCCGAGCAAATAGCAGGTATTCTAGAAGGTGAAGTAGTAGGAAATCCTAATGCTGAAGTTTCTAAGTTATCAAAAATTGAAGAAGGTACTGAAGGTTCGCTTACATTTTTAGCAAACCCTAAGTATATTAATTATATATATGAAACAAAGGCTACAATAACTATTGTAAATAAAACCTTTGAACCAGAGAGTCCACTCACAACAACCCTTATTAAGGTTGAGGATGCTTATAAATCTTTTTCAAAATTACTAGAGTTCTACAATCAAATTAAACTAAATAAAGTAGGAATTGAAGTTCCCTGTGTATTGTCAGAAACTGCACAACATGGAGATAATTTCTATTTAGGAGCATTTAGTTATGTTGGGGAAAATGTATTTATTGGAGAAAATGTGAAAATTTATCCAAATAGTTTTGTGGGTGATAATGTGATAATTGGAGACAATACTACGATCTTTGCAGGAGCAAAAATTTATTCTGAAACCATTATAGGAAAAAACTGCACTATACATTCGGGAACAGTTATTGGAGCCGATGGCTTTGGTTTTGCACCAAATGAAAATGGAGAATATAGTAAAGTGCCACAAATAGGTAATGTTATTATAGAAGATAATGTAGATGTAGGAGCAGGAACAACTATTGATAGAGCGACTTTAGGATCAACAATAATTCGTAAAGGAGTAAAGCTTGATAACCAAATTCAAATTGCCCATAATGTTGAAATTGGTGAAAATACAGTTATCGCTGCACAAACAGGCGTTGCAGGATCAACTAAAATTGGTAAAAACTGTATGATTGGTGGGCAAGTTGGTATAGCTGGCCATTTGGTTGTTGGAAATAATGTTAAAATACAAGCTCAAACAGGAGTTGGTAGGAATATAAAAGATAACGAAACAATACAAGGAAGCCCTGCTTTGGGGTATAGTGATTATAATAAATCATATGTACACTTTAAAAATCTTCCTAAAATAGTATCCGAATTAGAAGTATTAAAAAAGAAAAACAATTAA
- a CDS encoding HD domain-containing protein gives MSKTNKLKIFNDPIYGFITMPNPFIYDLIQHPYFQRLRRISQMGLSYLVYPGANHTRFHHALGCLHIMQKAVNVLRFKNVQISEEEENALYVAILLHDIGHGPFSHAMEHSIVEDVHHEEISLLFMNKLNKEFNGKLSLAIQIFKGEYHRKFMLQLISSQLDMDRMDYLKRDSFYSGVEEGKINSDRLIQMMNVVDDVLVIEEKGIYSVEKFLMARRLMYWQVYLHKTSLVAEEILTRILKRAKELYQKGSDVECSKPLHFFIENKIMLHDFNDEILEEFAKLDDTDIIGAIKNWQYHEDFTLSTLSKMIINRDLLKIKMSNEKFSTEEIQSLLEQYSKESKLSVLESKYFVFKGKIKNQAYSKIAEPIRILQKDGGLEDVAILSDQLSLNALSKHVTKYYLCFPKQLNKS, from the coding sequence GTGAGTAAAACAAACAAACTAAAAATCTTTAATGATCCCATATATGGTTTTATAACCATGCCTAATCCTTTCATTTATGATTTAATCCAACATCCATATTTTCAACGTTTGCGAAGAATTTCTCAAATGGGATTGTCTTATTTAGTTTATCCAGGAGCAAATCACACCCGATTTCATCATGCGTTAGGTTGTTTGCATATCATGCAAAAAGCAGTAAATGTATTACGATTTAAAAACGTTCAAATTTCAGAAGAAGAAGAAAATGCTTTGTATGTGGCAATTTTGCTTCATGATATTGGCCATGGACCTTTTTCTCACGCTATGGAACATAGCATTGTTGAAGATGTGCATCATGAAGAAATTTCACTTTTATTTATGAATAAACTCAATAAAGAGTTTAATGGAAAATTAAGTTTAGCAATTCAAATATTCAAAGGAGAATACCACCGAAAATTCATGCTTCAATTGATATCTAGTCAATTAGATATGGATCGTATGGATTATTTAAAGCGTGATAGTTTTTATAGTGGAGTAGAAGAAGGAAAAATTAATTCTGATCGATTAATTCAAATGATGAATGTGGTTGATGATGTTTTGGTTATTGAAGAGAAAGGAATTTATTCTGTTGAAAAATTCTTAATGGCTCGTCGTTTAATGTACTGGCAGGTTTATTTGCACAAAACAAGTTTGGTAGCTGAAGAAATTTTAACCAGAATTCTTAAAAGGGCAAAGGAGTTATATCAAAAAGGATCTGATGTAGAATGTAGTAAGCCTTTGCATTTTTTCATTGAAAACAAAATTATGCTTCATGATTTCAATGATGAAATTCTTGAAGAATTTGCCAAATTGGATGACACGGATATTATTGGAGCAATTAAAAACTGGCAATATCACGAAGATTTTACGTTATCTACTTTAAGTAAGATGATTATTAATAGAGATTTGCTTAAAATAAAAATGAGCAACGAGAAGTTTTCTACTGAAGAAATACAATCGCTTTTAGAGCAATACTCTAAAGAAAGCAAATTATCTGTTCTGGAATCAAAATATTTTGTTTTTAAAGGAAAAATAAAAAATCAAGCATACAGTAAAATAGCTGAACCAATAAGGATTTTACAAAAAGATGGTGGTTTAGAAGATGTTGCAATATTATCAGACCAGTTATCCTTAAATGCATTGTCAAAGCATGTTACAAAATACTATTTGTGTTTTCCAAAACAGCTTAATAAAAGTTAA